Proteins from a single region of Cupriavidus sp. MP-37:
- a CDS encoding CaiB/BaiF CoA-transferase family protein codes for MSADGHTRGALDGMVVLDLTQMLAGPYCSMMLADQGARVIKIEPPGGDQTRRNGPHLDGALRMESGGFGGYFGSINRNKESLVLDLKRPAGRETLLRLVRGADVLVENYRAGVMERFGLGYERLAGENPKLVYAALRGFGDPRSGASAYAGWPAYDPVAQAMGGIMGITGAQRGGAPTKIGPGVGDIVPAMFLAYGVAAACWHAQRTGRGQFVDVAMVDAVLAVCERMVFQYSASAQAPGPEGNGHPLLCPFGLFPASDGHISLGVPNDRFWRLLVERMGHPSWADDPRFATNELRVRHRAEVEQAVAAWTVRHTKRALAGMLGGEVPFGPVFDAADIFDDPHFRIRGMLVEAEQPGAARPLTIAGSPVRMSATPGGVRRRAPMTGEHTDRTLADLGFNAGEIAALRADGVVQ; via the coding sequence ATGAGCGCAGATGGCCACACCAGGGGCGCGCTCGACGGCATGGTGGTGCTCGACCTGACCCAGATGCTGGCCGGCCCGTATTGCTCGATGATGCTCGCCGACCAGGGCGCGCGCGTGATCAAGATCGAGCCGCCCGGGGGCGACCAGACCCGCCGCAACGGCCCGCATCTCGACGGCGCGTTGCGGATGGAGTCAGGCGGCTTCGGCGGCTACTTCGGCTCGATCAACCGCAACAAGGAATCGCTGGTGCTGGACCTGAAGCGGCCCGCCGGACGCGAGACCCTGCTGCGGCTCGTGCGTGGCGCCGATGTGCTGGTCGAGAACTACCGCGCCGGTGTGATGGAGCGCTTCGGGCTGGGCTATGAACGGCTCGCCGGGGAGAACCCGAAGCTCGTGTACGCGGCGCTGCGCGGCTTCGGCGACCCGCGCAGCGGCGCAAGCGCCTACGCCGGCTGGCCCGCCTACGATCCCGTCGCGCAGGCCATGGGCGGCATCATGGGGATTACCGGAGCGCAGCGCGGTGGCGCACCGACCAAGATCGGCCCCGGCGTCGGCGATATCGTGCCGGCCATGTTCCTGGCCTATGGTGTTGCGGCGGCGTGCTGGCATGCGCAGCGCACCGGTCGCGGCCAGTTCGTCGATGTGGCCATGGTCGACGCCGTGCTGGCGGTGTGCGAGCGCATGGTGTTCCAGTACAGCGCCTCGGCGCAGGCGCCGGGACCGGAGGGCAACGGCCATCCGCTGCTGTGCCCGTTCGGCCTGTTCCCGGCCAGCGACGGCCATATCAGCCTGGGGGTGCCGAACGACCGCTTCTGGCGGCTGCTGGTGGAACGGATGGGCCATCCATCATGGGCCGACGATCCGCGCTTTGCCACCAACGAACTGCGTGTTCGCCACCGCGCCGAGGTGGAGCAGGCGGTCGCCGCCTGGACCGTGCGCCACACCAAGCGTGCGCTGGCCGGGATGCTCGGCGGCGAGGTGCCGTTCGGGCCGGTGTTCGATGCCGCCGACATCTTCGACGATCCGCATTTCCGCATCCGCGGGATGCTGGTCGAGGCCGAGCAGCCTGGCGCGGCGCGCCCGCTGACGATTGCCGGCAGTCCGGTGCGCATGAGCGCCACGCCTGGCGGCGTACGGCGGCGTGCGCCGATGACTGGCGAGCACACCGACCGTACCCTCGCCGACCTCGGCTTCAATGCCGGCGAGATCGCCGCGCTGCGCGCGGATGGCGTGGTGCAGTAG
- a CDS encoding CoA ester lyase — MQEKTKRLRRCQLSVPGSSEKMMAKAAAMGVDFVFLDLEDAVAPSEKRPARRKIVDALNGLDWGRTTRCVRINDLTTEYAYEDIIEVVEGAGRNLDVIMLPKAMSAADVQFVDKLLSMMEKKLGLRHRIGIDVLIEEVEAMMNVEAIAASTPRLECLIFGMGDYSASQGVSMRDIGGSGGYPGDIWHYQRQRLTIAARAYRLDAVDGPFADFRSPDAFREEARRAMILGMVGKWAIHPSQVELAQEVFSPAAADVARARDMIRAYDEALSQGLGAVQYEGKMIDIASVRIVRNLVQRADLIGM; from the coding sequence ATGCAAGAGAAGACCAAGCGGCTGCGCCGCTGCCAGCTGTCGGTGCCGGGCTCGAGCGAGAAGATGATGGCCAAGGCCGCGGCCATGGGCGTGGACTTTGTTTTCCTCGACCTGGAAGACGCCGTGGCGCCCAGCGAGAAGCGCCCGGCACGGCGCAAGATCGTCGATGCGCTCAACGGGCTCGACTGGGGCCGCACCACGCGCTGCGTGCGCATCAACGACCTGACCACCGAGTACGCCTACGAGGACATCATCGAAGTGGTCGAGGGCGCCGGCCGCAACCTCGATGTGATCATGCTGCCGAAAGCCATGTCGGCGGCGGATGTGCAGTTCGTCGACAAGCTGCTGTCGATGATGGAAAAGAAGCTCGGCCTGCGCCACCGCATCGGCATCGACGTGCTGATCGAGGAAGTCGAGGCGATGATGAACGTCGAAGCCATCGCCGCGTCGACACCGCGGCTGGAATGCCTGATCTTCGGCATGGGCGACTACTCGGCCAGCCAGGGCGTGTCCATGCGCGACATCGGCGGCAGCGGAGGTTACCCGGGCGACATCTGGCACTACCAGCGCCAGCGGCTGACGATTGCCGCGCGCGCCTACCGGCTCGACGCCGTCGACGGCCCGTTCGCCGACTTCCGCAGTCCCGATGCGTTCCGCGAGGAAGCGCGCCGCGCCATGATCCTCGGCATGGTCGGCAAGTGGGCGATTCATCCGTCGCAGGTCGAGCTTGCGCAGGAGGTGTTCTCGCCGGCCGCTGCTGACGTGGCACGTGCCCGCGACATGATCCGCGCCTATGACGAAGCGCTGTCGCAAGGCCTGGGCGCGGTCCAGTACGAGGGCAAGATGATCGACATCGCCTCGGTCCGCATCGTCAGGAACCTGGTGCAGCGCGCCGACCTGATCGGCATGTAA
- a CDS encoding amylo-alpha-1,6-glucosidase, whose product MPAESTEHPNRSVAVAGAGDVAQFYIPAAASLQERRPRTLKHGDTFALFDHNGDAIGAPGSPEGLFHFDTRHLSFLRLTVEGQRPMLLSSTLRDDNAALTCDLTNPDLFDQEGTLWLEHDLIHLRRSRFLWNGTCYERLSVRNFDDRPRRVCIDIAFDADFADLFEVRGTQRLRRGTMHAPQVDGAAVTLSYTGLDQARRETRLSFDPVPQALSGSRASFTLLLKPSCMQLLRMEIRCQSVDREEHESQSFLGALLQSRRELRRSSGRAASITTSNELFNEVARRSVSDLYMLLTNTVHGPYPYAGIPWFSTVFGRDALITALQTLWLDPEIARGVLQYLAAMQAETVDPHADAEPGKILHEMRHGEMARLGEVPFALYYGSVDATPLFVLLAGAYLRRTGDLDTVRALWPRLEAALGWISEYGDRDGDLFVEYGRLSPEGLINQGWKDSRDSVFHEDGRLAAGPIALAEVQAYTYGAWQAAAQIRAALDDSEGAARYAARAEVLRDAFDKHFYDPALGTYVLALDGKKQPCRIRASNAGHTLFTGIALPERAPSVVGTLMQSTSFCGWGIRTVAADAARFNPMSYHNGSVWPHDNALIAAGMARYGYHPEASRIFEGLFAASSYIDLRRLPELFCGFARQRSQGPTFYPVACAPQAWAAAAPLLMLQACLGLDFDTQEPAITFENPSLPPFLDEVVFRNLGVGGGSADVAVRRSGERVVVDVLERRGPVRVLTRN is encoded by the coding sequence ATGCCTGCAGAATCCACGGAACATCCCAACCGCTCGGTGGCGGTCGCCGGCGCCGGCGACGTCGCCCAGTTCTATATCCCCGCGGCCGCGTCGCTGCAGGAGCGGCGTCCGCGCACGCTCAAGCATGGCGACACCTTCGCGCTGTTCGACCATAACGGCGATGCGATCGGCGCACCGGGCAGCCCCGAGGGGCTGTTCCATTTCGATACCCGCCATCTTTCCTTCCTGCGCCTGACGGTGGAAGGGCAGCGCCCGATGCTGCTGTCGTCGACGCTGCGCGACGACAATGCCGCGCTGACCTGCGACCTGACCAATCCCGACCTGTTCGACCAGGAGGGCACGCTGTGGCTGGAGCATGACCTGATCCACCTGCGCCGCTCGCGCTTCCTGTGGAACGGCACCTGCTATGAACGCCTGAGCGTGCGCAACTTCGACGACCGGCCGCGCCGCGTGTGCATCGACATCGCCTTCGACGCGGACTTTGCCGACCTGTTCGAGGTGCGCGGCACGCAGCGGCTGCGGCGCGGTACCATGCACGCACCGCAGGTCGACGGTGCCGCGGTCACGCTGAGCTATACCGGCCTGGACCAGGCGCGGCGCGAGACCCGGCTCTCGTTCGATCCCGTGCCGCAGGCGCTGAGCGGCAGCCGCGCCAGCTTCACGCTGCTGCTCAAGCCGTCGTGCATGCAGCTGCTGCGCATGGAGATCCGCTGCCAGTCGGTCGACCGCGAGGAGCACGAGTCCCAGTCCTTTCTCGGTGCGCTGCTGCAGTCCCGGCGCGAGCTGCGGCGCTCCTCCGGGCGCGCGGCGTCGATCACCACCTCCAACGAACTGTTCAACGAAGTCGCGCGGCGCAGCGTCTCCGACCTGTACATGCTGCTGACCAACACCGTGCACGGGCCTTACCCGTATGCCGGCATCCCATGGTTCAGCACGGTATTCGGCCGGGATGCGCTGATCACCGCGTTGCAGACGCTATGGCTCGATCCCGAGATCGCGCGCGGCGTGCTGCAGTACCTGGCCGCGATGCAGGCCGAAACGGTAGACCCGCACGCCGATGCCGAGCCCGGCAAGATCCTGCACGAAATGCGCCACGGCGAAATGGCCCGCCTGGGCGAAGTGCCGTTCGCGCTTTACTACGGCAGCGTCGATGCCACGCCGCTGTTCGTGCTGCTGGCCGGCGCCTACCTGCGGCGCACCGGCGATCTCGACACCGTCCGCGCGCTGTGGCCCAGGCTGGAGGCCGCGCTGGGCTGGATCAGCGAATACGGCGACCGCGACGGCGACCTGTTCGTCGAATACGGCCGGCTCTCGCCTGAGGGGCTGATCAACCAGGGCTGGAAGGACAGCCGCGATTCGGTGTTCCATGAGGACGGGCGGCTCGCCGCCGGTCCGATCGCGCTGGCCGAAGTCCAGGCCTACACCTATGGCGCGTGGCAGGCCGCGGCGCAGATCCGCGCGGCGCTGGACGACAGCGAAGGCGCCGCCCGCTATGCCGCCAGGGCGGAAGTGCTGCGCGACGCCTTCGACAAGCACTTCTATGACCCCGCGCTGGGCACTTATGTGCTGGCGCTGGATGGCAAGAAGCAGCCGTGCCGCATCCGCGCCTCCAACGCGGGCCATACCCTCTTCACCGGCATCGCGCTGCCGGAGCGCGCGCCGTCCGTGGTGGGCACGCTGATGCAGAGCACTTCCTTCTGTGGCTGGGGTATCCGCACCGTCGCCGCGGACGCGGCGCGCTTCAACCCCATGAGTTACCACAACGGCTCGGTATGGCCGCACGACAATGCCCTGATCGCCGCGGGCATGGCGCGCTACGGCTACCACCCCGAGGCGAGCCGCATCTTCGAGGGCCTGTTCGCGGCCTCCAGCTATATCGACCTGCGCCGCCTGCCCGAGCTGTTCTGCGGCTTCGCGCGCCAGCGCAGCCAGGGGCCGACCTTCTACCCGGTCGCCTGCGCGCCGCAGGCGTGGGCCGCGGCCGCGCCGCTGCTGATGCTGCAGGCCTGCCTGGGGCTGGACTTCGACACGCAGGAACCGGCGATCACGTTCGAGAACCCGTCGCTGCCGCCGTTCCTGGATGAGGTGGTGTTCCGCAACCTGGGGGTGGGCGGCGGCAGCGCCGACGTGGCGGTGCGACGTTCGGGCGAGCGCGTGGTGGTCGACGTGCTGGAACGGCGCGGGCCGGTGCGCGTGCTGACGCGGAATTAG
- a CDS encoding CoA ester lyase, producing MTMTKPTPRRSVLYVPATNTRAIEKARHLPCDAIVFDLEDAVAPAMKAQARDNLAAAFAAQPFTAHETVIRVNALASAEFDADLRVAVACGADAILLPKVDTGADLERFAAAIGAIANGRAPRLWAMIETAAAIHHIDGILQAGQRRQVQLDCLVVGTNDLARETGVCPGDQRAYLLPWLMSVVLAAKRHGIDVLDGVWNDFGDRAGFDNEVRQSVRMGFDGKTLIHPSQVDPANAAFTPSDAATAEARAIVAAFARPEHAAAGVINLDGRMVERLHLEQATRLLARLDAIRARSERPGR from the coding sequence ATGACCATGACCAAGCCCACGCCCCGCCGCTCCGTGCTGTATGTGCCCGCCACCAATACCCGCGCCATCGAGAAGGCGCGCCACCTGCCCTGCGACGCCATCGTGTTCGACCTGGAAGACGCCGTGGCGCCGGCGATGAAAGCCCAGGCGAGGGATAACCTGGCCGCTGCATTTGCCGCGCAGCCATTCACCGCGCATGAAACGGTGATCCGGGTCAACGCGCTGGCAAGCGCCGAGTTCGATGCCGACCTGCGCGTGGCCGTCGCCTGCGGGGCCGATGCCATCCTGCTGCCGAAGGTCGATACCGGCGCGGACCTGGAGCGCTTCGCCGCGGCCATCGGCGCCATCGCCAACGGCCGGGCGCCCCGGCTATGGGCCATGATCGAAACGGCTGCGGCGATCCACCATATCGACGGCATCCTGCAAGCCGGCCAGCGCCGGCAGGTGCAACTCGACTGCCTGGTGGTGGGCACCAATGACCTGGCCAGGGAAACCGGCGTCTGTCCGGGCGACCAGCGCGCGTACCTGCTGCCCTGGCTGATGTCGGTGGTGCTGGCGGCAAAGCGCCATGGCATTGACGTGCTCGACGGTGTGTGGAATGACTTCGGCGACCGCGCCGGCTTCGACAATGAAGTGCGGCAGTCGGTCAGGATGGGCTTTGACGGCAAGACGCTGATCCACCCGTCGCAGGTCGACCCGGCCAATGCGGCGTTCACGCCGTCGGACGCCGCCACGGCCGAGGCCCGGGCGATCGTCGCGGCCTTTGCGCGGCCCGAGCATGCCGCCGCGGGCGTGATCAACCTGGACGGACGCATGGTCGAGCGCCTGCACCTGGAACAGGCCACGCGCCTGCTGGCACGGCTCGACGCCATCCGGGCGCGCAGCGAACGGCCCGGCCGCTGA
- a CDS encoding IclR family transcriptional regulator: protein MMDSGMVKSANRVFDLLELFERVRRPLRVGEIAERLGIPQSSVSMLLRTMVARGYMEFDAQLRSYCPSVRVAFLCGWTTRKQGAGASVHDAMRRLSSETGETVLLGRQSGNMLQYLSVIESSHALRLSVASGILRPMHRTAIGIMLMSRMEDEQIGRLLRRYNAEAAAGEPLARPAEILREVELARRQGYYESASLATPGAGVIATLMATPIRGQWLGIGTGGPVARLHARRRKLLAAVLAVAQDC from the coding sequence ATGATGGACAGCGGCATGGTCAAGTCGGCAAACCGCGTGTTCGACCTGCTGGAACTGTTCGAGCGCGTGCGCCGGCCGCTGCGCGTCGGCGAGATTGCCGAGCGCCTCGGCATCCCGCAGTCCAGTGTCTCGATGCTGCTGCGGACCATGGTTGCGCGTGGCTACATGGAGTTCGACGCGCAGTTGCGCAGCTATTGCCCGTCGGTGCGGGTCGCCTTCCTGTGCGGCTGGACCACGCGCAAGCAAGGCGCCGGCGCCTCGGTGCACGACGCCATGCGCCGCCTGTCGAGCGAAACCGGCGAGACCGTGCTGCTGGGCCGCCAGAGCGGCAACATGCTGCAATACCTGTCGGTGATCGAATCCAGCCATGCGCTGCGCCTGTCGGTAGCGTCGGGCATTCTGCGGCCAATGCATCGCACCGCGATCGGCATCATGCTGATGAGCCGGATGGAGGATGAGCAGATCGGACGACTGCTGCGCCGCTACAACGCCGAGGCGGCCGCCGGCGAGCCGCTGGCACGGCCCGCCGAGATCCTGCGCGAGGTCGAGCTGGCGCGTCGCCAGGGCTACTATGAATCGGCCAGCCTGGCCACGCCAGGGGCCGGCGTGATTGCCACGCTGATGGCCACACCTATCCGCGGACAGTGGCTGGGCATCGGCACCGGCGGCCCGGTGGCGCGCCTGCACGCGCGCCGCAGGAAACTGCTGGCCGCGGTGCTGGCCGTGGCGCAGGACTGCTGA
- a CDS encoding MaoC family dehydratase — protein sequence MKLCALTSPDGYFEHFEPGMLIRHARGKTVTEMDNVMLTNMVMNTAEGHFNEDAMRRAAGGIFAQRVVFGGINLSMVLGLAAQDTAEQCLQELALDKIRLSHPVFHGDTLYAFTEVLAREDGDREDAGIVRFRHYGVNQDEKLCVQAERTALIKRESHWGGR from the coding sequence ATGAAACTCTGCGCACTTACCAGCCCCGACGGGTACTTCGAGCACTTCGAGCCCGGCATGCTGATCCGTCATGCGCGCGGCAAGACCGTGACAGAGATGGATAACGTGATGCTGACCAACATGGTCATGAACACGGCCGAAGGGCATTTCAACGAAGACGCCATGCGCCGCGCCGCCGGCGGCATCTTCGCGCAGCGGGTGGTCTTTGGCGGGATCAACCTGTCGATGGTGCTCGGGCTTGCGGCGCAGGATACCGCCGAGCAATGCCTGCAGGAACTGGCGCTCGACAAGATCCGCCTGTCGCATCCGGTGTTCCACGGCGACACGCTCTACGCCTTCACCGAGGTGCTGGCCAGGGAAGACGGCGACCGCGAGGATGCCGGCATCGTCCGCTTCCGCCACTACGGCGTGAACCAGGACGAAAAGCTGTGCGTGCAGGCAGAGCGCACTGCGCTGATCAAGCGCGAGAGCCATTGGGGCGGGCGATGA
- a CDS encoding MmgE/PrpD family protein — protein MEPDQTSDNTADRAGFTRALADWTSTVDDAELGAPAFAWARHAMLDWVAVTLAAAREPLVEMLVAEYAGLRDLPCALVGSPLRAEPAQAALINGAAGHALDFDDVASAMHGHPTVPVAPAALAVAQAVGASGKDVLRALILGHEVESRVGEVVGAEQYRLGLHPTGTTGTLGAAAACARLGGLDPARTAHALGLAATQAAGLKCMFGTMAKPLHAGKAAMNGVMAARLAARGFTANASGIECEQGFGRTQAPAAPAFPATFERRAAMAIERTLFKFHASCYLTHSTIEAVRQACREHRIDLDALESMTIFVSGPHRGVCDIANPQTGLEIKFAIQHLAALAMDGAPTASLALYSPETALAPRYVRARQRITLQVVPGPDRNAATVEILTRDGRTLRAQANVAVPAADLAMQWRRLVDKAQAIVVPRIGAAKFAKLVSVVDTLDRLPSVEPLFEAIQ, from the coding sequence GTGGAACCTGACCAAACCTCCGACAACACAGCGGACCGCGCCGGCTTTACCCGGGCGCTGGCCGACTGGACCAGCACGGTCGACGATGCCGAGCTGGGCGCGCCGGCCTTCGCCTGGGCCCGCCATGCCATGCTCGACTGGGTCGCGGTGACGCTCGCCGCCGCGCGCGAACCGCTGGTCGAAATGCTCGTCGCCGAATATGCCGGCCTGCGCGACTTGCCGTGCGCGCTGGTGGGAAGCCCACTGCGTGCCGAACCGGCGCAGGCCGCGCTGATCAACGGCGCCGCGGGCCATGCCCTGGACTTTGACGACGTGGCCTCGGCCATGCACGGGCACCCGACCGTGCCGGTGGCCCCGGCGGCGCTGGCGGTAGCCCAGGCGGTCGGCGCCAGCGGCAAGGACGTGCTGCGCGCGCTGATCCTCGGACATGAGGTGGAAAGCCGGGTCGGCGAAGTGGTTGGCGCCGAACAGTATCGCCTCGGCCTGCACCCCACCGGCACCACCGGCACGCTGGGCGCCGCCGCCGCCTGTGCGAGGTTGGGCGGACTCGACCCGGCGCGCACGGCGCACGCACTCGGCCTGGCCGCGACGCAGGCCGCTGGGCTCAAATGCATGTTCGGCACCATGGCCAAGCCGTTGCACGCGGGCAAGGCCGCGATGAATGGCGTGATGGCGGCACGGCTGGCGGCGCGCGGGTTCACCGCCAACGCCAGCGGCATCGAGTGCGAGCAGGGCTTTGGCCGCACCCAGGCGCCCGCCGCGCCGGCGTTCCCGGCCACCTTCGAGCGCCGCGCAGCGATGGCGATCGAACGCACCCTGTTCAAGTTCCATGCGTCCTGCTACCTCACGCACTCCACCATCGAAGCCGTGCGCCAGGCTTGCCGTGAGCACCGGATCGACCTCGACGCGCTCGAGTCGATGACCATCTTTGTGTCCGGACCGCATCGCGGCGTGTGCGATATCGCCAACCCGCAGACCGGCCTGGAGATCAAGTTCGCGATCCAGCATCTGGCGGCGCTGGCGATGGACGGCGCGCCCACGGCGTCGCTCGCGCTGTATTCGCCCGAGACCGCGCTTGCGCCGCGCTATGTCAGGGCGCGGCAACGGATCACGCTGCAGGTGGTGCCCGGCCCGGACCGCAACGCCGCCACGGTCGAGATCCTGACGCGCGACGGCCGCACTCTGCGCGCGCAGGCCAATGTCGCGGTGCCGGCCGCGGACCTCGCCATGCAGTGGCGGCGCCTGGTCGACAAGGCGCAGGCCATCGTCGTGCCGCGCATCGGCGCGGCCAAGTTCGCGAAGCTGGTGTCGGTGGTCGACACGCTGGACCGGCTTCCTTCCGTCGAACCCTTGTTTGAGGCAATCCAATGA
- a CDS encoding acyl-CoA dehydrogenase family protein has translation MTEARCMIRDAAREFTMKEVLPVANALDGPEAEIPMSLRDKMAEMGYFGITIPEQYGGLGLGIFEYCLICEQLSRGWMSVASIVARAQGGWIMKSMPEEMRREYLPRVVRGDFLNASALSEPDTGSDLASISCRAVPDGDEWVLTGNKYWCTFADGADYLIVFARTSAPPSPDKRWEGISCFMIEKQRGGFPPGMTGSPIPKIGYFGWKTFELALDGVRVPKRNLMGPEGKAFLLMAKGLEGARAHTAARAIGLAQGALEDAIAYSLERRQFGMPIAEYQAIRFKIATMATEIEAARQLLYFVCNEIDSGRRCDKEASMVKYFASEMAERVTSQALQIFGGAGYTKLFPVERYWRDARLTKIFEGTSEIQQRIIANSLLGKSEVEGMIAGRAFGGQVRQSKEAA, from the coding sequence ATGACGGAAGCGCGTTGCATGATCCGCGATGCGGCGCGCGAGTTTACGATGAAAGAGGTGCTGCCGGTGGCCAACGCGCTGGACGGCCCCGAGGCGGAGATTCCGATGTCGCTGCGCGACAAGATGGCCGAGATGGGCTACTTCGGCATCACCATCCCGGAGCAGTACGGCGGCCTGGGCCTCGGCATCTTCGAGTATTGCCTGATCTGCGAGCAGCTGTCGCGCGGCTGGATGTCGGTGGCGTCGATCGTGGCCCGCGCGCAGGGCGGCTGGATCATGAAATCGATGCCCGAGGAGATGCGTCGCGAATACTTGCCGCGCGTGGTGCGCGGCGACTTTCTCAACGCCAGCGCGCTGTCCGAGCCGGATACCGGTTCCGACCTGGCGTCGATCTCGTGCCGCGCGGTGCCCGACGGCGATGAATGGGTGCTGACCGGCAACAAGTACTGGTGCACCTTTGCCGACGGCGCCGACTACCTGATCGTGTTCGCGCGCACCTCGGCGCCGCCATCGCCCGACAAGCGCTGGGAAGGCATTTCGTGCTTCATGATCGAGAAGCAGCGCGGCGGCTTTCCGCCGGGCATGACCGGCTCGCCGATCCCCAAGATCGGCTATTTCGGCTGGAAGACCTTCGAACTGGCGCTCGACGGCGTGCGCGTGCCGAAGCGCAACCTGATGGGCCCGGAGGGCAAGGCCTTCCTGCTGATGGCCAAGGGCCTGGAGGGTGCCCGCGCGCATACCGCCGCCCGTGCGATCGGCCTGGCGCAAGGTGCGCTGGAAGACGCGATCGCCTATTCGCTGGAGCGGCGCCAGTTCGGCATGCCGATCGCCGAATACCAGGCGATCCGCTTCAAGATCGCCACCATGGCGACCGAGATCGAGGCCGCGCGGCAGCTGCTCTACTTCGTCTGCAACGAGATCGACAGCGGGCGGCGCTGCGACAAGGAGGCGTCGATGGTGAAGTACTTCGCCTCGGAGATGGCCGAGCGCGTGACTTCGCAGGCGCTGCAGATCTTCGGCGGCGCGGGCTATACCAAGCTGTTCCCGGTCGAGCGCTACTGGCGCGACGCGCGCCTCACCAAGATCTTCGAAGGCACCTCGGAGATCCAGCAACGCATCATCGCCAACAGCCTGCTCGGCAAGTCCGAGGTCGAGGGCATGATCGCCGGCCGCGCATTCGGCGGGCAGGTGCGGCAGTCGAAGGAGGCGGCATGA
- a CDS encoding glycosyltransferase family 4 protein, translating into MKIAQIAPLAERCPPSLYGGTERIVSYLTEELVRQGHEVTLFASGDSATRAELVPCCDMALRLDAGVGDHLPYYVMMLDRVMAAATRFDVLHFHIDMLQCPLLRRLPVRAVTTLHGRLDLPELQPFYTHFPHFPLVSVSDAQRAPMPPVNWVGTVHHGIPATLLDYCAHPAGDYLAFLGRISPEKRPDHAIEVAERAGLPLKMAAKVDRVDRAYWQEVIRPLVATHANVEFIGEIDEPAKSAFLGNARALLFPIAWPEPFGLVMIEAMACGTPVIAFDCGSVPEVIEPGISGYIVHSVDEAVAAVASVATLPRAGVRAAFEARFTAERMARDYVRIYQGLPTPGDAGEAHGEADGLALA; encoded by the coding sequence ATGAAGATTGCGCAGATTGCACCACTCGCCGAGCGCTGCCCGCCCAGCCTGTATGGCGGCACCGAGCGCATCGTTTCGTACCTGACGGAAGAACTGGTGCGCCAGGGCCACGAGGTCACGCTGTTTGCCAGCGGTGACTCGGCCACGCGGGCCGAACTGGTGCCATGCTGCGACATGGCACTGCGCCTCGATGCCGGCGTCGGCGACCATCTGCCCTACTACGTGATGATGCTGGACCGCGTGATGGCTGCCGCCACGCGCTTCGATGTGCTGCATTTCCATATCGACATGCTGCAATGCCCGCTGCTGCGGCGCCTGCCGGTGCGCGCGGTGACGACCTTGCACGGCCGGCTGGACTTGCCGGAGCTGCAGCCCTTCTATACGCATTTCCCGCATTTTCCGCTGGTGTCGGTCTCCGACGCGCAGCGCGCGCCGATGCCGCCGGTGAACTGGGTGGGCACGGTGCACCACGGCATCCCGGCGACGCTGCTGGACTATTGCGCCCATCCCGCGGGCGACTACCTGGCCTTCCTCGGCCGCATTTCTCCGGAGAAGCGTCCCGACCATGCCATCGAGGTGGCCGAGCGCGCGGGTTTGCCGCTGAAGATGGCGGCCAAGGTCGACCGGGTCGACCGCGCCTATTGGCAGGAAGTGATCCGCCCGCTGGTGGCGACGCACGCCAACGTCGAGTTCATCGGTGAAATCGACGAGCCCGCTAAGTCCGCCTTCCTCGGCAATGCGCGCGCGCTGCTGTTCCCGATCGCATGGCCCGAGCCGTTCGGCCTGGTGATGATCGAAGCCATGGCCTGCGGCACGCCGGTGATTGCGTTCGACTGCGGTTCGGTGCCGGAAGTGATCGAGCCGGGCATCAGCGGCTATATCGTGCACAGCGTCGACGAAGCGGTGGCCGCCGTCGCCAGCGTGGCCACGCTGCCGCGCGCCGGCGTGCGCGCCGCGTTCGAGGCGCGCTTTACCGCCGAGCGCATGGCGCGCGACTACGTGCGCATCTACCAGGGCCTGCCGACCCCCGGCGACGCGGGCGAGGCACATGGCGAGGCCGACGGACTGGCGCTCGCATAA
- a CDS encoding MaoC family dehydratase encodes MTSTQPAIGSVPAIPADPVVARLQAEARLRGRGNRYEDFDPGRRFDHHWGRTVTAADNTMFSVLTLHYNPQYTNEAVARANGHPGVPVNPLLVFNTVFGLSVEDLSEGGGPFLGVDELAYLRPVYPGETLYASSVVVSRRPASNRPGYGIVTWHTRGTNQQGDAVIEFKRTNLVRMRG; translated from the coding sequence ATGACATCCACCCAACCCGCCATCGGGAGCGTCCCCGCGATCCCCGCCGATCCGGTCGTCGCCCGCCTCCAGGCAGAGGCCCGGCTGCGCGGCCGCGGCAACCGCTACGAGGATTTCGATCCGGGCCGCCGCTTCGACCATCACTGGGGCCGCACCGTCACCGCGGCGGACAACACCATGTTCTCGGTGCTGACGCTGCACTACAACCCGCAGTACACCAACGAGGCGGTGGCGCGGGCCAACGGCCACCCGGGCGTGCCGGTCAATCCGCTGCTGGTGTTCAACACCGTGTTCGGATTGTCGGTGGAGGACCTGTCCGAGGGCGGCGGTCCCTTTCTCGGTGTCGACGAGCTGGCCTACCTACGGCCGGTCTACCCGGGCGAGACGCTCTATGCCAGCTCCGTGGTGGTGTCGCGCCGGCCGGCCAGCAACCGGCCTGGCTACGGCATCGTCACGTGGCACACGCGGGGCACGAATCAGCAGGGCGATGCGGTGATCGAATTCAAGCGTACCAATCTGGTCAGGATGAGGGGATAA